One stretch of Cryomorphaceae bacterium 1068 DNA includes these proteins:
- a CDS encoding ATP-dependent Clp protease adaptor ClpS — protein MVNIDTLIEEELDILTKEITEETKEIVLYDDDFNTFDFVIESLIKVCQHSAIQAEQCTHIVHYNGKCGVKRGNMSKLKPMVSALLERGLTAEII, from the coding sequence ATGGTCAATATTGACACCCTGATAGAAGAAGAATTAGATATCCTGACAAAGGAGATCACGGAAGAAACGAAGGAGATTGTTCTTTACGATGATGACTTCAACACCTTCGATTTTGTAATCGAAAGCCTGATAAAAGTATGTCAGCATTCTGCTATTCAAGCAGAACAGTGCACCCACATTGTTCATTACAATGGTAAGTGTGGTGTAAAAAGAGGCAATATGTCCAAACTTAAGCCAATGGTATCGGCTTTACTAGAAAGGGGACTAACTGCTGAAATAATCTAA
- a CDS encoding M48 family metallopeptidase — MKRKIFSILAVAIIAQACSTVPVTGRKQLKLLPSSEMQAMSATEYDKFLAQNPPLPASDPEAQRIKQIGADIAAATEKYLNENGHEGLVSDFDWTFNLVDDETLNAWCMPGGRVVFYAGILPVCKNDNGIAAVMGHEVAHAVARHGNERMSQQLALQGAGMSLSAVLQEQPALTHDLALQAFGMGSQFGVLAYSRQHESEADKMGLIFMAIAGYDPREAVKVWERMAQLGGQQPPEFMSTHPSHETRIDELNAFMDEAMKYYKPRN; from the coding sequence ATGAAAAGAAAAATCTTCTCCATTCTTGCCGTAGCAATCATTGCACAGGCATGCTCCACTGTACCCGTAACAGGGAGAAAACAACTCAAGCTCTTGCCAAGTTCTGAAATGCAAGCGATGAGTGCAACGGAGTATGATAAATTTTTAGCTCAGAATCCGCCACTCCCTGCCTCTGATCCGGAAGCTCAACGAATTAAGCAGATCGGTGCTGATATTGCTGCTGCTACAGAAAAGTACTTGAATGAAAACGGTCATGAAGGTTTGGTGTCAGATTTTGACTGGACATTTAATCTCGTGGATGATGAAACCCTCAACGCTTGGTGTATGCCCGGTGGGAGAGTCGTGTTTTATGCAGGGATTCTTCCCGTTTGTAAAAATGACAATGGGATAGCAGCCGTTATGGGCCATGAGGTAGCACATGCGGTGGCGCGGCATGGTAATGAAAGAATGAGTCAGCAATTGGCACTCCAAGGTGCCGGCATGAGTCTTAGCGCTGTCTTGCAGGAGCAACCTGCTCTCACACATGATTTGGCACTTCAGGCTTTTGGAATGGGATCTCAGTTTGGAGTATTGGCATACTCCAGACAGCACGAAAGCGAAGCGGATAAAATGGGTTTGATTTTTATGGCTATTGCAGGTTACGACCCGCGCGAAGCCGTAAAAGTTTGGGAGAGAATGGCACAACTCGGTGGCCAGCAACCACCGGAATTCATGAGTACACACCCAAGCCATGAAACACGAATTGACGAGCTCAATGCCTTCATGGATGAGGCGATGAAATACTACAAACCCAGAAATTAA